The DNA segment AATGCCATCAGGTTGTACTGAATGTGTAGGCATTGATGAACATTGGATTTGGGATTTATCTTAGCCCTCCTGGATTTCTTGTATCCACCTTCGGCCCCACTTCTTATTTTTCAAGTCAATTGCTATTTGCTTTTCTGTCTAAATTAATTTAACTGTGATTGGAGTATTGTTAAGGCTTATGGTTTCTTTCTAATTCATTTCAGATATTACTTTATAACAAACTGTGatttatgtttttgttcatttcttctatttttttttgaattcATAAGCCTAAGGGGCCTTGAGATTAGAATAATCTAATCTGTGTCCTTTTGTCAGGAGAGTGAGTCCATTTCTGATAGAAAAACCATTTTTGTGTGTATAGGATCTATGGTGTTTTTTATACCTAGAGAGAAAAGTAGATAATAATTAGATAATCCTCAATAATCATCATTCACTTGGAAGGTATAAATTGAAAGGCAAATGATGTTTTATGACTCAGACTATGAGTAGTCTATAAAAGCATTAACAATTTTTAGAAGAGACTTCTTTCTGTCGACCAATGCTCATCAAGAGACTCCTAGAtataggctgggcctggtggctcacacctgtaatcccagcactttgggaggctgaggcgggcggatcacttgaagtcaagagtttgagaccagcctggccaacatggtgaaacctcatctctactaaaaatataaaaattggccagtcatggtggcacatgcctttaatcccagctacttgggaggctgaggcacaagaatcacttgaacccaggaggtggaggttgcagtgagctgagatcacgccgctgcagtccagcctgggcaatggagcgagactctgtctcaaaaaaataaaataaaataaagaaactccTAGATATAAAGGCAGGTTTAAGGGGGTAAGACCAGTTCAGAGATGGAGCAAGTCCTGCTGTGGACTGTCTTTGGGATGGGATGCGTTGTGCACAAAGAATTATAATCCTAGGTAAAGAGTGGTATTTGCCATGGTATCCCTGTCAGAGGTGGGAAGCTAGTTCCCCTGAAACCATCTAGAATGGCTTCAGAGCACCGAATCTTGTGGCTTCTTGTTCTCTGTGGACTTTTCATTACATGCTCCCTCCCTCACACTTGGTCTGTTTAGGGCAGTGCTGGAGAGAGTTTCGGCTGAAGCCTGTGCAGTTGGATGGCAGAGGCCATGGCCCACAGGGTGAATGAAGGTCAGCCTGCATGTCTGTACGGTAAGTTTCCTCATCCCTGGGTCCCAAGGCTCTAGTTTCTCAGATGGACTTaatactgaaaaaagaaaaaaagagagtcaGAATTTAAAGAAGATATTTCTGTAGTTCGATTGTGCCCaagaaattgttttcatttttcaatctGCTAGTATTCTCACTTGCTTTGCAAATCCCTATAAGCCCTGCCTATAAATTCCCCTACAGTAAGGGATAGTTGACTACATTTGTGCTAATTATTCAGACAGCCTAAACCAAGACTCCAACTCACAACTGGATTACAGGGAGGTACCTACAGCCACTCCTCTGCGGAGGTGAGATGCAGACAGGTGCCCCCAGTGCACTGCATTGTAAGTTTTGCGCATCTCTCCCAGGTGAGCCCCAGCGTGGTATGTTTAGCCCCTGCCACAGGTTCACCTGCCTGTCCTCCCCTGACTGA comes from the Pan troglodytes isolate AG18354 chromosome 13, NHGRI_mPanTro3-v2.0_pri, whole genome shotgun sequence genome and includes:
- the C2BH2orf83 gene encoding folate transporter-like protein C2orf83, translating into MITCNFRFQIGVNLSMEDYALMFGINPFIALMIQPIVTMTVVDNQGLGLPVDIQHKAKPSPKASQMLPPDLGPPSFQNLLSPSEKLEPWDPGMRKLTVQTCRLTFIHPVGHGLCHPTAQASAETLSSTALNRPSVREGACNEKSTENKKPQDSVL